AACACCGCCCCCGACGCCCCCACGAGCCACGTGAACCAGCTCAGCGAGTCCGGCGACGCGAGCAGCAGGAACATGACCGACCCGCCGACGGCGCTCAGCAGGTACAGCGCGAGGAACCGCCACCGCCCGAGCATCGCCTCGAGGAACGGCCCGACGGACCACAGCGCCACCATGTTGAACACGATGTGCAGGATCTGGTTCTGGGAGTGCAGGAACGCCGCCGTGAGGAACCGCCACGGCTCCGTCTCCCCCAGCACCGGCGCGAACGCCAGGCGCTGCGTCCAGCCCGGCACGGTCAGCTGGAGGACGTACGACAGGACGCACAGCGCGATGAGCGTGTACGTCACCACGGGGGTGCGGCCGGTGACGGCTCCCCCGAAGGCGGTGCGTGCGGGACGGGTCTGACGCGCCGCGTCCCGCACGCAGTCGACGCACTGGATGCCCACCGCAGCCGGTCGCTGGCACTCCGGGCACGTCGGCCTGCCGCACCGCTGGCACCGCACGTAGGCGATGCGGTCGGGGTGCCGCGGGCAGACC
This is a stretch of genomic DNA from Cellulomonas sp. ES6. It encodes these proteins:
- a CDS encoding rhomboid family intramembrane serine protease, whose protein sequence is MGIQCVDCVRDAARQTRPARTAFGGAVTGRTPVVTYTLIALCVLSYVLQLTVPGWTQRLAFAPVLGETEPWRFLTAAFLHSQNQILHIVFNMVALWSVGPFLEAMLGRWRFLALYLLSAVGGSVMFLLLASPDSLSWFTWLVGASGAVFGLFGAVLVVLRRTGRSAGGIVGVLVINAVLGFVLPGVAWQAHLGGLVVGAALGTAFAYAPRERRLPVAVGACAGVAVLLAAAVLVSYGAV